The Gemmatimonadota bacterium genome has a window encoding:
- a CDS encoding peptidylprolyl isomerase encodes MRENTKWIMLLTAAAFVGLMVFEWGMDLSGRSSAQASGGELGQVNGQPITYDEYNAVYRRLAEQRQDQEEPISAAQNRQLEETAWAQIVMEKVIAQELERRGIGVSEEEIRQAARFAPPPEFFENELFQTDGRFDIAKYHQFLASPAVDSRLLLQLEAYYRDLIPRSKLFRQVTAGIYVPESELWRAWREANEKVRVRYLALLPDALISDAAASVSDREIASYYEAHRDEFKRPERASVRLVALDKAPTTADTAAARDRVLALRQEIRRGSDFAEVARRESADPGSAAKGGELGTFRRGQMTPAFEQAVWSLPVGQVSQPVLTQFGYHLIQVQSRRQDEAQARHILIPIERSPESENLLLERADSLEDLGERMSLAAAAEQLGLPVRTAEINEELPFAPAVGRLDDGADWAFRQAEIGDVSPVFETASAYYMLELLELMPAGSIELENVKPLIRSRISSQKKLERAHQLGRQIVGELRGGAGFEAVAGRYAVQAQEAGPFSRLDFVPGLGRANAAIGSAFGLAPGAIGGPVEAENALFILQVLERQEADRSPWQQQKEAQRERISAGLEQQRWNRFLEDLRKRAEIKDNRNQVLRPAPSADGAAN; translated from the coding sequence ATGCGCGAGAACACGAAGTGGATCATGCTGCTTACGGCAGCCGCCTTCGTGGGTCTCATGGTCTTCGAGTGGGGAATGGACCTCAGCGGCCGCAGCAGTGCGCAGGCGAGCGGTGGCGAGCTGGGCCAGGTCAATGGCCAGCCGATCACGTACGACGAATACAACGCGGTCTATCGCAGGTTGGCGGAGCAGCGGCAGGATCAGGAGGAGCCGATCTCGGCGGCGCAGAACCGGCAGCTCGAGGAAACCGCCTGGGCACAGATCGTCATGGAGAAGGTGATCGCTCAGGAGCTGGAGCGTCGCGGCATCGGCGTGAGCGAAGAGGAGATCCGCCAGGCCGCGCGCTTTGCGCCGCCCCCCGAGTTCTTCGAGAACGAGCTCTTCCAGACGGACGGCCGCTTCGATATTGCCAAGTACCACCAGTTCCTGGCCTCGCCCGCGGTGGACAGCCGGCTGCTGCTCCAGTTGGAAGCGTATTACCGCGACCTCATTCCGCGCAGCAAGTTGTTCCGTCAGGTGACAGCCGGGATTTATGTGCCGGAGAGCGAGCTCTGGCGCGCCTGGCGCGAGGCCAATGAAAAGGTCCGCGTGCGTTACCTGGCGCTGCTGCCCGATGCCCTGATCAGCGACGCCGCGGCCTCCGTCAGCGACAGGGAAATAGCCAGCTATTACGAGGCGCATCGCGACGAGTTCAAACGTCCGGAGCGGGCATCGGTACGGCTCGTCGCCCTGGACAAGGCGCCCACGACTGCAGATACGGCCGCGGCCCGGGATCGAGTCCTGGCCTTGCGTCAGGAGATCCGGCGCGGCTCCGACTTTGCCGAAGTCGCGCGGCGCGAGTCGGCGGATCCCGGCTCGGCAGCCAAGGGTGGCGAGCTGGGCACCTTCCGACGCGGGCAGATGACACCAGCGTTCGAGCAGGCAGTCTGGTCGCTGCCCGTCGGCCAGGTGAGCCAACCGGTCCTGACGCAGTTCGGCTACCACCTGATCCAGGTGCAGAGCCGGCGCCAGGACGAGGCGCAGGCGCGGCACATCCTCATTCCCATCGAGCGCAGTCCGGAGAGCGAGAATCTGCTGCTCGAGCGTGCCGACTCCCTCGAGGACCTGGGCGAACGAATGAGCCTTGCCGCGGCAGCCGAGCAGTTGGGACTGCCTGTCCGAACCGCCGAAATCAATGAAGAACTGCCGTTTGCCCCCGCCGTGGGCCGGCTCGACGACGGCGCGGACTGGGCGTTCCGTCAGGCGGAGATCGGCGATGTCAGCCCCGTGTTCGAGACGGCATCCGCTTACTACATGCTCGAGCTACTCGAGCTCATGCCCGCAGGCAGCATCGAGCTCGAGAACGTGAAGCCGCTCATCCGCAGCCGCATTTCCTCGCAGAAGAAGCTGGAAAGGGCGCACCAGCTCGGCCGCCAGATCGTGGGCGAACTGCGCGGGGGCGCGGGTTTCGAGGCCGTCGCGGGCCGCTACGCCGTCCAGGCGCAGGAGGCAGGACCCTTCTCCCGCCTCGACTTCGTGCCTGGCCTGGGCCGCGCAAACGCTGCCATCGGGTCCGCCTTCGGCCTGGCGCCCGGCGCGATCGGCGGCCCAGTCGAGGCAGAGAACGCCCTCTTCATCCTGCAGGTGCTCGAACGCCAGGAGGCGGACCGCTCGCCCTGGCAGCAGCAGAAAGAGGCGCAGCGCGAGCGCATCAGCGCCGGACTCGAGCAGCAACGCTGGAACCGCTTCCTGGAAGATTTGCGCAAGCGGGCCGAGATCAAGGACAATCGGAACCAGGTGCTTCGCCCCGCGCCGAGCGCGGACGGCGCAGCCAACTGA
- a CDS encoding twin-arginine translocase TatA/TatE family subunit encodes MPFGNFGMTEILLILLVLLLVFGARRLPELGGALGKGIREFKRSIRDIESELARPTAESQKELNAGSTEGAAAPAEGAARKQANTGRDSQ; translated from the coding sequence ATGCCGTTCGGCAACTTTGGGATGACGGAGATCCTCCTGATCCTGCTCGTCCTGCTCCTGGTATTCGGCGCCCGCCGGCTGCCAGAGCTGGGCGGCGCGCTGGGCAAGGGGATCCGGGAGTTCAAGCGCTCGATTCGTGACATCGAATCGGAGCTGGCGCGGCCGACAGCAGAGTCGCAGAAGGAGCTGAACGCGGGCTCAACGGAAGGCGCTGCGGCGCCTGCCGAGGGGGCCGCGCGCAAGCAGGCGAACACCGGGCGCGACTCGCAGTAG